A window of the Vicugna pacos chromosome 32, VicPac4, whole genome shotgun sequence genome harbors these coding sequences:
- the OGFOD2 gene encoding 2-oxoglutarate and iron-dependent oxygenase domain-containing protein 2 isoform X2, whose protein sequence is MESSLFSTLGNLERTLGHWFHTPSAGGVPGSAPTEAGRGARLFTMGTAAAPRRFCRCACFCSENLYVARYGLHVRFRSEQQLRQDYGPILRSRGCVSPKDFQQLLGELEQEVERRRRLGQESAARKALIASSYHPVRPDVYNSLKDVALAPEFLAAAEYSASPGADLEGLLQWLETVSEEKRIYRLPVFTAWFCQALLEELEHFEQSDMPKGRPNTMNNYGVLLHELGLDEPLVTPLRERFLQPLMALLYPDCGGGWLDSHRAFVVKYAPGQDRELGCHYDNAELTLNVALGKAFTGGALYFGDLFQAPSTLAKPLEVEHVVAQGILHRGGQLHGARPLGAGERWNLVVWLRASAVRNHLCPMCCRKPDLVDDEGFGDGFTREEPPTVDVCALT, encoded by the exons ATGGAGTCCTCGTTATTTTCTACACTTGGGAATTTAGAACGGACCCTTGGCCACTGGTTCCACACCCCCTCGGCTGGGGGCGTACCCGGAAGTGCTCCTACGGAAGCCGGCAGGGGCGCGCGGCTCTTCACCATGGGGACCGCGGCGGCCCCGCGGCGCTTCTGCCGCTGTGCCTGTTTCTGCTCCGAGAACTTGTACGTGGCGCGCTACGGGCTGCACGTGCGCTTCCGGAGCGAGCAGCAGCTGCGCCAGGACTACGGCCCG ATCCTGCGCAGCCGAGGCTGTGTTAGCCCCAAGGACTTCCAGCAGCTGTTGGGAGAG CTTGAGCAGGAGgtggagcggcggcggcggctggggCAGGAGTCAGCTGCCAGGAAAGCCCTCATCGCGAGCTCCTACCATCCGGTGCGGCCCGACGTCTACAACTCGCTGAAG GATGTGGCTTTGGCCCCCGAGTTTCTGGCCGCAGCTGAATACAGTGCATCACCAGGCGCAGACCTTGAGGGCCTTCTCCAGTGGCTGGAGACAGTGTCAG AGGAGAAGCGTATTTACCGGCTGCCGGTGTTCACGGCGTGGTTCTGCCAGGCCCTGCTGGAGGAGCTGGAGCACTTCGAGCAGTCGGACATGCCCAAGGGAAGACCCAACACCATGAACAATTACGGG GTGCTGCTCCATGAGCTGGGCCTGGATGAACCACTGGTGACACCGCTGAGGGAGCGCTTCCTGCAGCCGCTGATGGCCCTGCTGTACCCGGACTGTGGCGGGGGCTGGCTGGACAGCCACCGTGCCTTTGTGGTCAAATACGCGCCAGGCCAGGACCGCGAGCTGGGCTGCCACTACGATAACGCCGAGCTCACCCTCAACGTGGCCCTGGGCAAGGCCTTCACGGGGGGCGCCCTATACTTCGGAGACCTCTTCCAG GCACCGTCAACCCTGGCCAAGCCCCTGGAGGTAGAGCACGTGGTGGCCCAGGGCATCCTGCACCGAGGGGGCCAGCTGCACGGGGCCCGGCCCCTGGGCGCTGGTGAGCGCTGGAACCTGGTCGTCTGGCTCCGGGCCTCTGCTGTGCGCAACCACCTCTGCCCCATGTGCTGCCGCAAGCCCGACCTGGTGGACGACGAGGGCTTCGGAGACGGCTTCACCCGCGAGGAGCCCCCCACCGTGGATGTGTGTGCGCTGACTTGA
- the OGFOD2 gene encoding 2-oxoglutarate and iron-dependent oxygenase domain-containing protein 2 isoform X1, which produces MNRQIALRTRPGSKDYFCQRYHQGQLGTLLCAWRVYRISPLPRSREILRSRGCVSPKDFQQLLGELEQEVERRRRLGQESAARKALIASSYHPVRPDVYNSLKDVALAPEFLAAAEYSASPGADLEGLLQWLETVSEEKRIYRLPVFTAWFCQALLEELEHFEQSDMPKGRPNTMNNYGVLLHELGLDEPLVTPLRERFLQPLMALLYPDCGGGWLDSHRAFVVKYAPGQDRELGCHYDNAELTLNVALGKAFTGGALYFGDLFQAPSTLAKPLEVEHVVAQGILHRGGQLHGARPLGAGERWNLVVWLRASAVRNHLCPMCCRKPDLVDDEGFGDGFTREEPPTVDVCALT; this is translated from the exons ATGAACAGGCAAATAGCGCTGAGGACACGGCCGGGCTCCAAGGACTACTTCTGTCAGCGTTATCACCAAGGGCAGCTGGGAACCTTGCTCTGTGCTTGGCGTGTTTACCGTATTTCACCCTTACCACGATCCCGTGAG ATCCTGCGCAGCCGAGGCTGTGTTAGCCCCAAGGACTTCCAGCAGCTGTTGGGAGAG CTTGAGCAGGAGgtggagcggcggcggcggctggggCAGGAGTCAGCTGCCAGGAAAGCCCTCATCGCGAGCTCCTACCATCCGGTGCGGCCCGACGTCTACAACTCGCTGAAG GATGTGGCTTTGGCCCCCGAGTTTCTGGCCGCAGCTGAATACAGTGCATCACCAGGCGCAGACCTTGAGGGCCTTCTCCAGTGGCTGGAGACAGTGTCAG AGGAGAAGCGTATTTACCGGCTGCCGGTGTTCACGGCGTGGTTCTGCCAGGCCCTGCTGGAGGAGCTGGAGCACTTCGAGCAGTCGGACATGCCCAAGGGAAGACCCAACACCATGAACAATTACGGG GTGCTGCTCCATGAGCTGGGCCTGGATGAACCACTGGTGACACCGCTGAGGGAGCGCTTCCTGCAGCCGCTGATGGCCCTGCTGTACCCGGACTGTGGCGGGGGCTGGCTGGACAGCCACCGTGCCTTTGTGGTCAAATACGCGCCAGGCCAGGACCGCGAGCTGGGCTGCCACTACGATAACGCCGAGCTCACCCTCAACGTGGCCCTGGGCAAGGCCTTCACGGGGGGCGCCCTATACTTCGGAGACCTCTTCCAG GCACCGTCAACCCTGGCCAAGCCCCTGGAGGTAGAGCACGTGGTGGCCCAGGGCATCCTGCACCGAGGGGGCCAGCTGCACGGGGCCCGGCCCCTGGGCGCTGGTGAGCGCTGGAACCTGGTCGTCTGGCTCCGGGCCTCTGCTGTGCGCAACCACCTCTGCCCCATGTGCTGCCGCAAGCCCGACCTGGTGGACGACGAGGGCTTCGGAGACGGCTTCACCCGCGAGGAGCCCCCCACCGTGGATGTGTGTGCGCTGACTTGA
- the OGFOD2 gene encoding 2-oxoglutarate and iron-dependent oxygenase domain-containing protein 2 isoform X3 encodes MPKGRPNTMNNYGVLLHELGLDEPLVTPLRERFLQPLMALLYPDCGGGWLDSHRAFVVKYAPGQDRELGCHYDNAELTLNVALGKAFTGGALYFGDLFQAPSTLAKPLEVEHVVAQGILHRGGQLHGARPLGAGERWNLVVWLRASAVRNHLCPMCCRKPDLVDDEGFGDGFTREEPPTVDVCALT; translated from the exons ATGCCCAAGGGAAGACCCAACACCATGAACAATTACGGG GTGCTGCTCCATGAGCTGGGCCTGGATGAACCACTGGTGACACCGCTGAGGGAGCGCTTCCTGCAGCCGCTGATGGCCCTGCTGTACCCGGACTGTGGCGGGGGCTGGCTGGACAGCCACCGTGCCTTTGTGGTCAAATACGCGCCAGGCCAGGACCGCGAGCTGGGCTGCCACTACGATAACGCCGAGCTCACCCTCAACGTGGCCCTGGGCAAGGCCTTCACGGGGGGCGCCCTATACTTCGGAGACCTCTTCCAG GCACCGTCAACCCTGGCCAAGCCCCTGGAGGTAGAGCACGTGGTGGCCCAGGGCATCCTGCACCGAGGGGGCCAGCTGCACGGGGCCCGGCCCCTGGGCGCTGGTGAGCGCTGGAACCTGGTCGTCTGGCTCCGGGCCTCTGCTGTGCGCAACCACCTCTGCCCCATGTGCTGCCGCAAGCCCGACCTGGTGGACGACGAGGGCTTCGGAGACGGCTTCACCCGCGAGGAGCCCCCCACCGTGGATGTGTGTGCGCTGACTTGA
- the ARL6IP4 gene encoding ADP-ribosylation factor-like protein 6-interacting protein 4 isoform X1, whose protein sequence is MAHVGSRKRSRSRSRSRGRGSEKKRKKSSKDASRSCSASRSQSRKASTTSSGAEASPSPCITERSKHKARRRPRSSSSSSSSSSSSSSSSSSSSSSSSDGRKKRGKHKDKKRKKKKKRKKKLKKKSKEKAKVQQAEALPGPSLDQWHRSAEEEEDGPVLTDEQKSRIQAMKPMTKEEWDARQSIIRKVVDPETGRTRLIKGDGEVLEEIVTKERHREINKQATRGDGLAFQMRAGLLP, encoded by the exons ATGGCTCACGTCGGCTCTCGGAAGCGCTCGAGGAGTCGCAGCCGGTCCCGGGGGCGAGGGtcggaaaagaaaaggaagaagagcagTAAGGACGCCTCGAGGAGCTGCTCGGCTTCTAGATCCCAGAGCCGCAAGGCCAGCACCACTTCCTCTGGGGCGGAGG CCTCACCTTCTCCCTGCATcacagagagaagcaagcacaagGCCCGGAGGAGACCACgatccagctcctcctcctcttcttccagtTCTTCtagctcctcttcctcctcgtcctcctcttcttcctccagcgATGGCCGGAAGAAGCGGGGGAAGCACAAggacaagaagaggaagaagaagaagaaaaggaagaagaaactgaagaagaaaagcaaagagaaggcCAAGGTGCAGCAGGCTGAGGCTCTGCCGGGACCTTCGCTGGACCAGTGGCACAGATCAgccgaggaggaagaggatggccCAG TCCTGACCGATGAGCAGAAGTCCCGCATCCAGGCCATGAAGCCCATGACCAAGGAGGAGTGGGATGCCCGGCAGAGCATCATCCGCAAGGTGGTGGACCCGGAGACAGGACGCACCAG GCTCATTAAGGGAGATGGCGAGGTGTTAGAGGAAATTGTAACCAAGGAACGACACAGAGAGATCAACAAG CAAGCCACCCGAGGAGATGGTCTGGCCTTCCAGATGCGAGCAGGGCTGCTGCCCTGA
- the ARL6IP4 gene encoding ADP-ribosylation factor-like protein 6-interacting protein 4 isoform X2: MAHVGSRKRSRSRSRSRGRGSEKKRKKSSKDASRSCSASRSQSRKASTTSSGAEERSKHKARRRPRSSSSSSSSSSSSSSSSSSSSSSSSDGRKKRGKHKDKKRKKKKKRKKKLKKKSKEKAKVQQAEALPGPSLDQWHRSAEEEEDGPVLTDEQKSRIQAMKPMTKEEWDARQSIIRKVVDPETGRTRLIKGDGEVLEEIVTKERHREINKQATRGDGLAFQMRAGLLP, from the exons ATGGCTCACGTCGGCTCTCGGAAGCGCTCGAGGAGTCGCAGCCGGTCCCGGGGGCGAGGGtcggaaaagaaaaggaagaagagcagTAAGGACGCCTCGAGGAGCTGCTCGGCTTCTAGATCCCAGAGCCGCAAGGCCAGCACCACTTCCTCTGGGGCGGAGG agagaagcaagcacaagGCCCGGAGGAGACCACgatccagctcctcctcctcttcttccagtTCTTCtagctcctcttcctcctcgtcctcctcttcttcctccagcgATGGCCGGAAGAAGCGGGGGAAGCACAAggacaagaagaggaagaagaagaagaaaaggaagaagaaactgaagaagaaaagcaaagagaaggcCAAGGTGCAGCAGGCTGAGGCTCTGCCGGGACCTTCGCTGGACCAGTGGCACAGATCAgccgaggaggaagaggatggccCAG TCCTGACCGATGAGCAGAAGTCCCGCATCCAGGCCATGAAGCCCATGACCAAGGAGGAGTGGGATGCCCGGCAGAGCATCATCCGCAAGGTGGTGGACCCGGAGACAGGACGCACCAG GCTCATTAAGGGAGATGGCGAGGTGTTAGAGGAAATTGTAACCAAGGAACGACACAGAGAGATCAACAAG CAAGCCACCCGAGGAGATGGTCTGGCCTTCCAGATGCGAGCAGGGCTGCTGCCCTGA